In Paenibacillus sp. J23TS9, a single genomic region encodes these proteins:
- the nirD gene encoding nitrite reductase small subunit NirD has protein sequence MNKTVKYYPAGSLEDYYVQMGRAVQIEGHEIAVFRTTSGELYALDNRSPHPKGGPLAEGMVSGHFVYDPLYDWKIDLRDGFVQAPDHGEVRTHQVLIEEGTVSIGMSSGHEQGIGTSL, from the coding sequence ATGAATAAAACGGTGAAATACTATCCGGCAGGAAGCTTGGAAGATTATTATGTGCAAATGGGTCGTGCAGTGCAAATTGAGGGGCATGAAATTGCTGTGTTTCGTACCACCAGTGGAGAATTGTACGCGTTAGACAACCGCAGCCCCCATCCTAAAGGAGGACCGCTCGCGGAGGGAATGGTCTCCGGGCATTTTGTCTATGATCCGCTTTATGACTGGAAAATCGATTTGCGGGATGGATTTGTACAAGCGCCGGATCATGGCGAGGTTCGAACGCATCAGGTGCTCATTGAAGAAGGTACGGTAAGCATAGGCATGAGCAGCGGGCATGAGCAGGGCATCGGGACATCACTGTAA
- the nirB gene encoding nitrite reductase large subunit NirB yields the protein MKADREKLIVIGNGMAGISTVEQILKLSGSYDITVFGSEPHPNYNRIMLSYVLEGSKTINDIILNDLNWYEDHGIKLYTDTTVARIDSETRRVITEDGASVPYDKVIIATGSNPLILPIPGCDKQGVVGFRNIEDCNQMIEAARSYHSAAVIGGGLLGLEAAKGLVSLGMQVTVVHLMEDLMERQLDHQAALMLKDELERQGIGFAMGKKTTELIGGKRVEGLRFSDGTELACDFVVMAAGIKPNTGVAKVSGIAVNRGIIVDDFMRTSMHHVYAVGECNEHRGICYGLVAPLFEQGNVLAKHICGVATQPYEGSVVSTKLKISGVDVFSAGEFIEGPMHTVIAAQNDWKHTYKKILLQDGKIAGAVLFGDVTEAAPLQKLVKEHALMTDDIYNEIMGGGCCGSSGAKKSLSVETMASEEIVCGCNGVTKQMIVEAITEQGLTTVEEIKACTGATRSCGGCKPVVEQILQYVLGDGFQTESKQGICGCTKLSRDEIVAEIRGKGLKTIREVMNVLEWSHPEGCSKCRPALNYYLGMVYPAEHEDEKASRFVNERLHANIQKDGTYTVVPRMYGGVTTPEDLKRIADVSLKYDVKVVKVTGGQRLDLIGVKKEDLPKVWEELDMPSGYAYAKSLRTVKTCVGSQFCRFGTQDSMAMGALLERKFERLDFPAKFKMAVNGCPRNCAESCTKDIGIVGNDGGWEIFVGGNGGIKPRIADSFCKVKTDQELVDICGAVIQLYRETGKYLERTSEWVERMGLEAIQAAVLEDEEQRMQLLERNNFALQQVEEPWSQVLRENATRRVMYGEVNGDAPHNKLEV from the coding sequence ATGAAAGCGGACAGGGAGAAATTGATAGTCATCGGAAACGGGATGGCTGGAATAAGTACGGTAGAGCAGATATTAAAGCTCAGCGGTTCATATGACATTACGGTGTTTGGCAGTGAGCCTCATCCCAATTACAATCGGATTATGCTTTCCTATGTTCTGGAGGGCAGTAAAACCATCAATGATATTATTCTGAACGACCTGAACTGGTATGAAGATCATGGAATCAAATTGTATACAGACACGACCGTGGCAAGGATCGATAGTGAAACAAGACGGGTCATTACCGAGGACGGGGCATCTGTGCCTTACGACAAGGTCATCATTGCTACGGGTTCGAATCCCCTAATCCTGCCGATTCCAGGCTGTGACAAGCAGGGTGTGGTAGGTTTTAGAAATATTGAAGACTGCAATCAAATGATTGAAGCTGCACGAAGCTATCACAGTGCCGCTGTTATTGGTGGTGGACTGCTAGGGCTGGAGGCTGCTAAGGGTCTTGTCAGTCTCGGCATGCAGGTTACAGTCGTCCATCTGATGGAGGATCTCATGGAGCGGCAGCTTGATCATCAAGCGGCTTTGATGCTGAAGGATGAGTTGGAGCGTCAAGGAATCGGGTTTGCCATGGGGAAAAAGACCACAGAGCTGATTGGCGGCAAGCGGGTAGAAGGGCTGCGTTTTAGTGATGGTACGGAGCTAGCTTGTGATTTTGTGGTGATGGCAGCAGGGATTAAACCCAATACAGGCGTAGCGAAGGTCAGCGGTATTGCTGTCAATAGAGGGATTATCGTGGATGATTTCATGAGAACCTCCATGCATCATGTCTACGCGGTGGGCGAATGCAATGAGCATCGCGGCATATGTTATGGTCTCGTGGCTCCATTGTTTGAACAGGGCAACGTGCTGGCCAAACATATTTGCGGAGTGGCAACGCAGCCTTATGAGGGCTCCGTCGTATCCACCAAGCTGAAAATTTCCGGTGTTGATGTATTTTCTGCCGGTGAATTTATTGAGGGGCCAATGCACACTGTTATCGCAGCGCAAAACGACTGGAAGCATACGTACAAAAAAATTCTGCTGCAGGATGGAAAAATAGCAGGTGCGGTACTGTTTGGTGATGTGACGGAAGCAGCTCCACTGCAAAAGCTGGTCAAAGAGCATGCTTTGATGACAGACGACATTTATAACGAGATCATGGGAGGGGGCTGCTGTGGAAGCAGCGGTGCGAAAAAGAGCCTCTCCGTTGAAACGATGGCCAGTGAAGAAATTGTATGCGGCTGTAACGGGGTAACCAAGCAAATGATCGTGGAAGCTATCACGGAACAAGGTCTGACGACTGTGGAAGAAATCAAGGCATGCACAGGTGCTACCCGTTCATGCGGCGGTTGTAAGCCTGTAGTTGAGCAGATCCTGCAGTATGTGCTTGGAGATGGTTTTCAAACGGAAAGCAAGCAGGGAATATGCGGCTGCACCAAGCTTAGCCGTGACGAAATCGTTGCTGAAATCCGCGGGAAAGGTTTGAAAACGATACGTGAGGTTATGAATGTTCTGGAATGGAGCCATCCGGAGGGCTGTTCGAAATGCCGTCCTGCCCTTAATTATTACCTTGGGATGGTCTATCCGGCCGAGCATGAGGATGAGAAGGCATCGCGTTTTGTAAATGAACGGCTGCATGCAAATATTCAAAAGGACGGCACATATACGGTGGTTCCGCGAATGTACGGGGGAGTGACTACGCCTGAGGATCTAAAACGAATCGCTGACGTATCGCTGAAATATGATGTGAAGGTAGTAAAAGTTACGGGAGGACAGCGGCTGGACTTGATCGGGGTCAAAAAGGAGGATTTGCCCAAGGTATGGGAAGAGCTTGATATGCCCTCGGGGTACGCGTATGCCAAATCACTCCGCACTGTCAAAACATGCGTAGGATCTCAGTTCTGCCGGTTTGGCACGCAGGATTCGATGGCAATGGGAGCTTTATTGGAGCGCAAGTTTGAACGGCTGGATTTTCCGGCAAAGTTTAAAATGGCGGTAAATGGCTGTCCGCGCAACTGCGCAGAATCCTGTACCAAGGATATTGGCATCGTAGGCAATGATGGCGGCTGGGAGATCTTTGTTGGTGGCAATGGAGGCATTAAACCTCGAATTGCAGACTCGTTCTGCAAAGTGAAAACCGACCAGGAGCTGGTAGACATCTGCGGAGCGGTCATTCAGCTGTACCGTGAAACAGGCAAATATCTGGAAAGAACATCGGAATGGGTGGAACGGATGGGTCTTGAAGCGATTCAAGCAGCTGTACTGGAGGATGAAGAGCAGCGTATGCAGCTCCTCGAGCGTAATAATTTTGCGCTTCAACAGGTCGAAGAGCCATGGAGCCAAGTGCTGAGAGAAAACGCAACACGGCGGGTGATGTATGGAGAGGTAAATGGGGATGCTCCGCACAACAAGCTTGAAGTATAA
- a CDS encoding SepM family pheromone-processing serine protease, with product MSSTKKTKKYIWSAGIAVVLLVVLMIPMPYYLYQPGDVEPLSPVITVENGHKSEQGNFYLTTVSTIKTSHLYYLIYGWFAPNTQIRKEQSVSGNLSEDEYDFLLRHMMTSSQQNAVIAGLRAAGEVVPVQNKGVFVTNVLPVSKAKGKISVGDVITEIDGKEMKKSADVIAYLSAKKAGETVNMVYLHEGQRQVQSFELTVINDQGKVGLGIQPEDEFDIHPPRQVKINTHDIGGPSAGLMFSLEILNQVLPEDLTKGYQIAGTGTIDQEGNVGQIGGIRDKIVAAHEGKVDIFFCPADVQPGDTNAKDIMDEAKKRNYSIRIVPVRHSQEALHYLKQLQPKS from the coding sequence GTGAGCTCAACTAAAAAAACGAAAAAGTATATATGGAGCGCAGGGATCGCCGTGGTTTTGTTGGTCGTCCTGATGATTCCCATGCCGTATTATTTGTACCAGCCAGGTGATGTGGAGCCGCTTTCTCCGGTTATCACCGTTGAGAACGGGCATAAATCGGAGCAGGGGAATTTTTATCTAACTACCGTTTCAACCATTAAAACTTCTCATCTGTACTACCTCATCTACGGCTGGTTTGCACCGAATACGCAGATTCGCAAGGAACAGAGCGTCAGCGGCAATCTTTCCGAGGATGAATATGATTTCTTGCTCAGACATATGATGACCTCTTCCCAGCAAAATGCCGTTATTGCAGGTCTGCGTGCTGCAGGAGAAGTCGTTCCTGTGCAGAACAAAGGTGTTTTCGTCACTAATGTTCTTCCGGTTTCCAAGGCCAAGGGCAAAATATCCGTAGGAGATGTTATTACGGAGATCGATGGAAAAGAGATGAAGAAATCAGCTGATGTAATCGCCTATTTGAGTGCGAAAAAAGCGGGTGAAACGGTGAATATGGTGTATTTGCATGAAGGGCAACGGCAGGTACAATCGTTCGAACTGACTGTCATCAATGACCAAGGGAAGGTGGGCCTTGGCATCCAGCCGGAAGATGAATTCGATATCCATCCACCGCGTCAGGTTAAAATCAATACCCATGACATAGGCGGACCTTCCGCTGGATTGATGTTCTCTCTGGAGATATTAAACCAGGTTCTACCGGAGGATCTGACGAAAGGCTACCAGATAGCAGGTACCGGTACTATTGACCAGGAAGGGAATGTCGGCCAGATCGGAGGCATTCGCGATAAAATCGTAGCAGCTCATGAAGGCAAGGTGGACATCTTCTTCTGCCCAGCTGATGTGCAGCCGGGTGACACTAACGCAAAAGATATCATGGATGAAGCCAAGAAAAGAAATTATTCTATCCGGATCGTGCCGGTTCGACATAGTCAGGAAGCACTTCATTATTTAAAGCAGCTTCAGCCGAAATCATAA
- a CDS encoding Crp/Fnr family transcriptional regulator, with product MSNQLNVIEARGNTSCFTEQNMDRLMVIMKERIVPEGSHLFWEGDFSDKLFYVKRGRIKLTKSTDEGKELILYMYQSGDMVGQADPFFSSKHSFTAEVLEESEIGVIDQKDLEMLICQHCDFAIDFMKWMGIHHRLTQTKFRDLMMYGKPGALCSTLIRLGNTYGEKHGDTILIHKKITHTDLSNMIGATRESVNRMLSDLRKKDAVEYENGMIVIKDLGMLQDICHCEMCPNEICRI from the coding sequence ATGAGCAACCAACTGAATGTTATCGAAGCCCGTGGGAATACAAGCTGCTTTACAGAACAAAACATGGATCGTCTAATGGTCATTATGAAAGAACGCATCGTGCCTGAAGGCTCGCATCTGTTCTGGGAAGGTGATTTTTCCGATAAGCTGTTTTATGTCAAACGCGGTCGCATCAAATTGACCAAATCGACGGATGAAGGTAAAGAGCTGATTCTATATATGTATCAATCGGGTGACATGGTTGGTCAAGCGGATCCTTTTTTCAGCAGCAAGCACAGCTTTACAGCGGAAGTACTCGAGGAAAGTGAAATTGGGGTTATTGATCAAAAGGATTTGGAGATGCTGATCTGCCAGCACTGTGATTTCGCGATCGATTTTATGAAATGGATGGGCATACACCACCGCCTGACTCAAACCAAATTCCGTGATCTGATGATGTACGGGAAACCTGGTGCGCTCTGCTCGACTCTAATCCGACTCGGCAATACGTATGGTGAAAAACATGGGGATACGATCCTTATTCATAAAAAGATTACCCATACGGACCTCTCGAACATGATCGGAGCAACCCGCGAAAGCGTAAACCGTATGCTCAGCGATCTCCGCAAAAAGGATGCTGTGGAATACGAGAATGGTATGATTGTTATTAAAGATCTTGGAATGCTCCAGGATATATGCCATTGTGAAATGTGTCCAAATGAAATCTGCCGGATCTAG
- the adhE gene encoding bifunctional acetaldehyde-CoA/alcohol dehydrogenase, with protein sequence MAVKNDIVANTKQQSAEEYIQTLINKANKAQEKFMSMTQEQIDDIVQAMALAGLDKHMYLAKLAVEETGRGIYEDKITKNMFSTEYIYHSIKYEKTVGVIEDNPYESYQKIAEPVGIIMGITPVTNPTSTTMFKALISIKTRNPIIFGFHPSAQQCSREAAKTLLEAAVKHGAPADCIQWIDEPNMEKTNALMNHPDVALILATGGSGMVRAAYSCGKPALGVGPGNVPCFIEKSADINQAVTDLILSKSFDNGMICASEQAVIIEEPIFDQVKKKMIANGCYFVNKDEAAKLTAGAINVEKCAVNPAIVGQSAVKIAEMSGFSVPAGTKILVAEIEGVGMKYPLSAEKLSPVLACYKVKNAAEGIERAAEVVAFGGMGHSSVIHSHNEEVILKFADRLQTGRIIVNSPSTHGAIGDIYNTNLPSLTLGCGSYGRNSTSSNVTAVNLINVKRVARRTVNMQWFKVPDKIYFEKGSTQYLAKMPDISRVAIITDAVMVKLGYVERVEHYLRQRQTPVVIEVFSDVEPDPSTTTVDRGTEMMNRFQPDCIIALGGGSPMDAAKAMWLFYEYPDTDFESLKQKFMDIRKRIYKYPRLGQKAKFVAIPTTSGTGSEVTSFAVITDKNQGNTKYPLADYELTPDVAIVDPEFVFTLPKTAVADTGMDVLTHAIEAYVSVMASDYTDGLAIKAIQLVFQYLEQSALTGDHLAREKMHNASTLAGMAFANAFLGINHSLAHKWGGEYHTAHGRTNAILMPHVIRYNAKKPTKFASFPKYSHFIADERYAEIARILGLPARTTEEGVNSLILAIRKMNKTLGIEESFQELGFDAKDFEARVDYLADRAFEDQCTTANPKLPLVTELAEVYRDAFYGRFEN encoded by the coding sequence ATGGCTGTAAAAAATGATATTGTTGCCAATACAAAACAGCAATCAGCCGAAGAGTACATCCAGACCCTGATCAACAAGGCAAACAAGGCCCAGGAAAAATTTATGAGCATGACCCAGGAGCAAATCGATGACATCGTTCAGGCAATGGCCTTGGCAGGACTCGACAAGCATATGTATCTGGCAAAACTCGCGGTCGAAGAGACAGGAAGAGGCATCTACGAAGATAAAATCACCAAGAACATGTTCTCGACGGAGTATATTTACCACAGTATTAAGTATGAAAAGACCGTTGGTGTCATTGAAGACAATCCATATGAAAGCTATCAGAAAATAGCGGAGCCGGTCGGCATTATTATGGGGATTACACCCGTAACGAATCCGACATCAACGACGATGTTTAAAGCACTTATCTCTATTAAAACACGTAATCCTATTATTTTCGGCTTCCATCCTTCAGCCCAGCAATGCAGCAGAGAAGCGGCTAAAACATTGCTCGAGGCAGCCGTGAAGCATGGAGCCCCGGCAGACTGCATCCAGTGGATTGATGAGCCGAACATGGAAAAAACCAATGCTTTGATGAATCATCCGGATGTCGCCCTCATATTGGCAACCGGTGGTTCAGGCATGGTGCGCGCTGCATACAGCTGCGGCAAACCGGCTCTTGGCGTTGGACCTGGCAATGTCCCTTGCTTCATCGAAAAATCGGCGGATATCAACCAGGCGGTAACGGATCTGATCTTGTCCAAGTCTTTCGATAACGGTATGATTTGCGCTTCGGAACAGGCCGTAATCATCGAGGAGCCGATTTTTGACCAGGTTAAAAAGAAAATGATCGCTAACGGCTGCTACTTTGTGAATAAGGATGAGGCAGCCAAACTGACAGCTGGAGCTATTAACGTGGAAAAATGCGCTGTCAATCCGGCGATTGTCGGCCAATCGGCTGTCAAGATCGCGGAAATGAGCGGCTTTAGCGTACCGGCCGGAACAAAAATACTGGTCGCTGAAATCGAAGGCGTAGGCATGAAGTACCCGTTGTCGGCTGAGAAGCTGAGTCCGGTACTGGCCTGCTACAAGGTGAAGAATGCTGCAGAAGGCATCGAGCGGGCAGCTGAGGTCGTAGCCTTCGGCGGAATGGGACATTCGTCGGTCATCCACTCGCATAATGAGGAAGTTATTTTGAAATTCGCGGATCGGCTGCAAACGGGCCGTATTATTGTCAATTCGCCATCGACTCACGGCGCCATTGGGGATATCTACAATACGAACCTGCCGTCGCTGACGCTTGGCTGTGGATCATATGGCCGGAATTCGACGTCGTCTAACGTGACCGCAGTCAATCTCATTAATGTGAAAAGGGTGGCTCGTCGTACAGTGAATATGCAGTGGTTCAAGGTACCGGATAAGATTTATTTTGAAAAAGGCTCGACTCAGTATCTGGCTAAAATGCCGGATATCAGCCGCGTGGCAATCATTACGGATGCCGTTATGGTCAAACTTGGTTATGTGGAAAGAGTAGAACATTATCTGCGCCAGCGCCAAACACCGGTTGTCATTGAAGTCTTCTCGGATGTAGAGCCTGATCCTTCGACAACTACGGTAGACCGGGGTACAGAAATGATGAACCGGTTCCAGCCGGACTGCATTATCGCGCTTGGTGGCGGCTCGCCGATGGATGCCGCGAAAGCGATGTGGCTGTTCTATGAATATCCGGATACTGATTTTGAGAGCCTGAAGCAGAAATTCATGGACATCCGCAAACGGATCTACAAATATCCGCGTCTTGGACAAAAAGCGAAATTTGTCGCGATTCCAACAACATCGGGCACAGGCTCGGAAGTTACTTCGTTCGCTGTTATCACGGACAAAAACCAGGGTAATACGAAGTATCCACTTGCGGATTACGAGTTAACGCCGGATGTGGCGATTGTGGATCCGGAATTCGTATTCACTTTGCCGAAAACCGCAGTCGCCGATACCGGTATGGATGTATTGACACATGCGATTGAAGCTTACGTTTCGGTTATGGCCAGCGATTACACGGATGGGCTCGCAATCAAAGCGATCCAGCTGGTGTTCCAATATCTGGAGCAATCGGCATTGACAGGAGATCATTTAGCACGTGAGAAAATGCATAATGCCTCGACGCTGGCAGGCATGGCTTTCGCCAACGCGTTCCTGGGCATCAATCACAGTCTTGCGCATAAGTGGGGCGGGGAGTATCACACAGCACATGGCCGCACCAATGCCATTCTGATGCCGCATGTCATCCGTTATAATGCGAAGAAACCAACGAAGTTCGCTTCGTTCCCTAAATACTCGCATTTTATCGCCGATGAACGTTATGCTGAAATCGCCCGTATTT
- the infC gene encoding translation initiation factor IF-3: MIMNEKIKAAEVALTGLNGEDLGIVPISEALAMAKKLKVDLVCMSLMSSPPPCKLIGAGEAKREKQQAKASERQMKVKEIRLTPQIEEHDYDTKQRQAEKILESGDAVLLVVRIKGKEGAVAKELLERLMKDLSHVGRKTTGVQLSGKQAAVQLNPDK; encoded by the coding sequence ATGATAATGAATGAAAAAATCAAAGCGGCAGAAGTCGCTCTTACCGGGTTGAATGGAGAAGATCTTGGTATAGTACCGATCTCTGAGGCACTTGCCATGGCAAAGAAGCTGAAGGTTGATCTGGTATGCATGTCTCTGATGAGCAGTCCGCCTCCGTGCAAGCTGATTGGGGCGGGAGAGGCGAAGAGAGAAAAACAGCAGGCCAAAGCCTCAGAGCGCCAGATGAAAGTCAAGGAAATTCGCCTGACTCCCCAGATTGAGGAGCATGACTATGACACAAAACAGCGGCAGGCAGAGAAAATTCTGGAATCCGGTGACGCGGTTCTTCTAGTGGTGCGTATCAAAGGCAAAGAGGGGGCGGTTGCCAAAGAGCTGCTGGAGCGTTTGATGAAGGATTTGAGCCATGTGGGACGCAAAACCACAGGAGTTCAGCTCAGCGGCAAGCAGGCCGCAGTACAGCTCAATCCGGACAAATAA